A window from Littorina saxatilis isolate snail1 linkage group LG9, US_GU_Lsax_2.0, whole genome shotgun sequence encodes these proteins:
- the LOC138975388 gene encoding protein unc-93 homolog A-like, translated as MPLTVPIKWKQRFATPLAPQLEGQELRTVVFVAISFHAVFTGYRSIQNLQSSLNEENGLGVISLGVLYGAWIFSGILTPTFIRFLTTKGSIILAWLAHVLYTTATFYPAWELLIPASLLLGAVSGPLWTSQSLYITACGYSHAKTAVSNPYHVFSRFNGIFFAIYETSQITGNLVASLVLQNGLGNRSEEMNFFQCGRGDCPASDNATDFEEPEDWVTDVLLAFYVTCNVIGIVVTYFFVMPLPKSDWSVVTSTKETMTSLFVTLRRTEIILLVPLFIFQGIQQAILYSEFTRSYISCPIGLHMVGFVMAAHGATTPVVTLLFSRVVRHTGRYPLFMLAGLFNLGLMVAMDMWTPDKEDVAFIFLAPICWGISEGIWMTQTNSLIAVQYPTQKEPAFALYHTSRSVGLTLTFALSSVLCASIKLVVGVIFVTFALILYTAAEVRIRWKEQRGRGAVPKAVKVSDGALAASIPALASIAANSGGIRLSELTISLSSRRQGRESLKTSTGGDLPATGKRLKKAASPSPRANFHPGSPSQLWSPGTGGWESRPGWEPPTGSSSAGSLPRTPTEVWYAGRPAPGMLARGSSSSSILSSLTLISGLNDDVSGRTSQRISVGNLSDLDESVF; from the exons ATGCCACTGACCGTGCCGATCAAATGGAAACAGAGGTTTGCCACCCCCCTGGCCCCCCAGCTAGAGGGTCAAGAGCTGCGGACTGTCGTGTTCGTTGCCATCTCCTTTCATGCCGTCTTCACTGGAtacag GTCCATCCAGAACCTTCAGAGCAGCTTGAACGAGGAGAACGGTCTGGGGGTCATCTCTCTGGGCGTTCTGTACGGGGCTTGGATCTTCTCTGGCATCCTGACACCCACCTTCATCCGTTTCTTGACCACCAAAG GCTCCATCATACTGGCCTGGCTGGCCCACGTTCTCTACACCACGGCCACTTTCTACCCGGCCTGGGAGCTGCTGATACCCGCCTCCCTCCTGCTGGGGGCAGTGTCCGGCCCGCTCTGGACATCGCAGTCCCTCTACATCACAGCCTGTGGCTACTCGCACGCCAAGACGGCGGTCAGCAACCCCTATCACGTCTTCAGCCGCTTCAATGGCATCTTCTTCGCCATCTACGAGACCTCGCAGATCACAG GAAACCTCGTGGCCTCGCTCGTTCTGCAGAACGGTCTGGGTAACCGTTCGGAGGAGATGAACTTCTTCCAGTGCGGGAGGGGGGACTGTCCTGCCTCGGACAACGCCACAGACTTCGAAGAACCCGAGGACTGGGTCACCGACGTTCTCCTGGCTTTCTACGTCACATGCAACGTCATTGGCATCGTGGTGACGTATTTCTTCGTCATGCCGCTCCCCAAAAGCGACTGGAGCGTTGTGACATCAACGAAGGAGACTATGACGTCATTGTTCGTGACGCTGCGTCGCACGGAGATCATACTGCTGGTGCCGCTCTTCATCTTCCAAGGGATCCAGCAGGCCATTCTGTACAGCGAGTTCACCAGG TCTTACATCAGTTGTCCCATAGGACTGCACATGGTGGGCTTTGTGATGGCGGCCCACGGGGCGACAACTCCTGTCGTCACGCTGCTCTTCAGCAGAGTTGTCCGGCACACAGGCAG GTATCCGCTGTTCATGCTGGCGGGTCTGTTCAACCTGGGGCTAATGGTTGCCATGGACATGTGGACGCCTGACAAGGAGGACGTCGCCTTCATCTTCCTCGCCCCTATCTGCTGGGGCATCTCCGAGGGCATCTGGATGACCCAGACCAACT CCCTGATTGCAGTCCAGTACCCTACCCAGAAGGAGCCCGCCTTCGCCCTCTACCACACCTCAAGGTCAGTAGGCCTGACCTTGACCTTCGCCCTCAGCAGCGTCCTCTGCGCGTCAATCAAGCTGGTGGTGGGCGTGATCTTCGTGACCTTCGCCCTGATTCTCTACACGGCCGCAGAGGTCCGCATTCGCTGGAAGGAGCAACGCGGACGCGGCGCGGTCCCCAAAGCGGTGAAAGTGTCCGACGGAGCCCTAGCCGCGTCCATCCCAGCTCTCGCCTCCATAGCTGCGAACAGCGGCGGCATCAGGTTGTCCGAACTCACCATCAGTCTGTCAAGTCGCAGACAAGGGAGAGAGTCGTTGAAGACATCTACTGGCGGCGACCTACCAGCAACTGGCAAGAGACTGAAGAAGGCGGCTTCCCCATCTCCGCGCGCAAATTTTCATCCTGGGAGTCCTTCTCAGCTGTGGTCTCCTGGAACGGGTGGCTGGGAGTCGCGGCCGGGTTGGGAGCCTCCCACGGGTTCTTCTTCTGCGGGTTCCCTTCCACGGACTCCCACCGAGGTGTGGTATGCTGGGCGGCCGGCTCCCGGTATGCTGGCCCGCGGGTCTTCCTCGTCCTCCATTTTATCGTCCTTGACCCTCATCTCGGGTCTGAATGATGACGTCAGTGGAAGGACATCACAGAGAATATCTGTGGGGAACCTTTCTGATCTTGATGAGTCCGTGTTTTGA